Proteins encoded in a region of the Saccharothrix ecbatanensis genome:
- a CDS encoding carbohydrate ABC transporter permease, producing MKQQDARTGVLLLTPTLVIVFAVVLVPLAWSVLIAFQRVRLIDVGRMGLFDKITLDNFARVFGSDVLWESLRTTVFYTAGSTFLAISLGLVAALALRKPFPGRSFVRAAMLIPYVAPVVAVTFVWKVLLNPEFGIVNSWGRKLFGWDDPIAFLSQARGEITLFGLDIPVPTALLTVIAFEGWRYFPFAFLFLLARLSALPGDLEEAATVDGATPTQRFRHIVLPQLMPVIAVLVVLRTIWTFNEFDDIFLLTGGAAGTEVVSVRVYELLTVQRNVGAAAAQSVLLAAVLVVLLAAYLWLLRRREGAKP from the coding sequence GTGAAGCAGCAGGACGCCCGCACCGGCGTCCTGCTGCTCACCCCGACCCTGGTGATCGTGTTCGCGGTCGTGCTCGTGCCGCTGGCGTGGTCGGTGCTCATCGCGTTCCAGCGGGTCCGGCTGATCGACGTCGGCCGGATGGGGCTGTTCGACAAGATCACGCTCGACAACTTCGCGCGCGTGTTCGGGTCGGACGTGCTCTGGGAAAGCCTGCGCACCACCGTCTTCTACACCGCCGGCTCGACGTTCCTGGCGATCTCGCTGGGGTTGGTCGCGGCGCTCGCGTTGCGCAAGCCGTTCCCCGGCCGGTCGTTCGTGCGCGCGGCGATGCTGATCCCTTACGTCGCACCGGTCGTGGCGGTCACGTTCGTCTGGAAGGTGCTGCTGAACCCGGAGTTCGGCATCGTCAACAGCTGGGGCAGGAAGCTGTTCGGGTGGGACGACCCGATCGCGTTCCTCTCCCAGGCACGCGGCGAGATCACGCTGTTCGGTCTCGACATCCCGGTGCCGACCGCGCTGCTGACCGTGATCGCGTTCGAGGGCTGGCGGTACTTCCCGTTCGCGTTCCTGTTCCTGCTGGCCCGGCTGTCGGCGCTGCCCGGCGACCTGGAGGAGGCCGCGACGGTCGACGGCGCGACGCCGACGCAGCGGTTCCGGCACATCGTGCTGCCGCAGCTGATGCCGGTGATCGCCGTGCTCGTGGTGCTGCGGACGATCTGGACGTTCAACGAGTTCGACGACATCTTCCTGCTCACCGGCGGCGCCGCGGGCACCGAGGTGGTGAGCGTGCGGGTGTACGAGCTGCTGACCGTGCAGCGGAACGTCGGCGCCGCGGCGGCCCAGTCCGTGCTGCTGGCCGCCGTGCTGGTCGTGCTGCTCGCCGCCTACCTGTGGTTGCTGCGCCGCCGGGAAGGAGCCAAGCCGTGA